Proteins encoded by one window of Nocardioides euryhalodurans:
- the erpA gene encoding iron-sulfur cluster insertion protein ErpA yields MSEQVETERRADQINLSDVAAAKVKSLLEQEGRDDLQLRISVQPGGCSGLRYQLFFDERTLDGDVTTDFDGVTVVVDRMSVPYLNGAMIDFVDSIEKQGFTIDNPNATGSCACGDSFH; encoded by the coding sequence ATGTCCGAGCAGGTCGAGACCGAGCGCCGCGCCGATCAGATCAACCTGAGCGACGTCGCGGCCGCCAAGGTGAAGAGCCTCCTGGAGCAGGAGGGTCGCGACGACCTCCAGCTGCGGATCTCCGTGCAGCCGGGTGGCTGCTCGGGTCTGCGCTACCAGCTGTTCTTCGACGAGCGCACGCTCGACGGTGACGTCACCACCGACTTCGACGGCGTGACCGTCGTCGTCGACCGGATGAGCGTCCCGTACCTCAACGGCGCGATGATCGACTTCGTGGACTCGATCGAGAAGCAGGGCTTCACGATCGACAACCCCAACGCGACCGGGTCCTGCGCCTGCGGCGACTCGTTCCACTGA